The following are from one region of the Sandaracinus amylolyticus genome:
- a CDS encoding efflux RND transporter periplasmic adaptor subunit, whose amino-acid sequence METRIWIGTCAVTLALAACGGEQAASAPAPAPVRTAFVAQGEVHESNEYVATVHSRSAADVRPQVSGRVVSIDVRAGDTVAAGAPLLVIDPALQEAAVDRAQAVALTAGAELDRVRATLDLHRASRRAAGARLEYARAHRDRVAELFAADATSRQAFDEATASLRGAEAELAAIDAQIAMQEAAIRSSASQVRESRSSVRQGRVALGYHRVTAPIAGRLGDIPVRVGDRVEIGALLATITGLGGSELHVEVPVERRPLLRVGGHVEILGASGDVLREASIDFVSPQVDERSQTVLVECALGDGEPTLEVGQYLRARLRWSTRTGPVVPVLAVTRLNAQAFVFVVDRTTTEPTAQQRPVRLGPIAGDRYLVLRGVEVGEEIAVEGTQLIRHGSPLSPLDDTVATAGRSGAPD is encoded by the coding sequence ATGGAGACTCGAATCTGGATCGGCACATGCGCCGTGACGCTGGCGCTCGCGGCATGTGGCGGGGAGCAAGCGGCGAGCGCTCCGGCGCCGGCGCCGGTACGCACCGCGTTCGTCGCGCAAGGTGAAGTGCACGAGTCCAACGAGTACGTCGCGACGGTGCACTCGCGTAGCGCGGCGGATGTTCGGCCGCAGGTCTCTGGCCGCGTCGTGTCGATCGACGTTCGGGCCGGCGACACGGTCGCTGCGGGCGCGCCTCTCTTGGTGATCGATCCTGCGCTACAGGAAGCCGCTGTCGACCGAGCCCAGGCGGTCGCCCTCACGGCGGGTGCCGAGCTCGACCGTGTTCGCGCCACCCTGGATCTCCACCGCGCGAGCCGTCGGGCAGCGGGCGCGCGCCTCGAGTACGCGCGCGCACACCGCGACCGGGTGGCAGAGCTCTTCGCCGCCGATGCTACGTCGCGCCAGGCGTTCGACGAGGCGACGGCGAGCCTCCGCGGAGCCGAAGCCGAGCTCGCCGCGATCGACGCGCAGATCGCCATGCAGGAAGCGGCGATCCGCAGCTCGGCGTCACAGGTGCGCGAGTCGCGCTCGTCCGTCAGGCAAGGCCGCGTCGCGCTCGGTTATCACCGCGTCACCGCGCCGATTGCCGGGCGCCTGGGCGACATCCCGGTGCGGGTCGGGGACCGCGTCGAGATCGGCGCGCTGCTGGCGACGATCACCGGGCTCGGCGGCAGCGAGCTGCACGTGGAGGTGCCCGTCGAGCGGCGGCCTCTGCTGCGCGTCGGAGGCCACGTCGAAATCCTGGGCGCTTCCGGAGACGTGTTGCGAGAGGCGAGCATCGACTTCGTCTCACCGCAGGTCGACGAGCGCTCGCAGACCGTCCTCGTCGAGTGCGCCCTGGGCGACGGCGAGCCGACGCTCGAGGTGGGGCAGTACCTGCGTGCGCGTCTGCGCTGGAGCACGAGGACTGGTCCGGTGGTCCCGGTCCTCGCAGTCACTCGGCTCAATGCCCAGGCGTTCGTGTTCGTCGTGGATCGCACGACCACAGAGCCGACCGCGCAGCAGCGTCCGGTACGGCTCGGACCGATCGCCGGCGACCGCTACCTCGTGCTGCGCGGCGTCGAGGTCGGCGAGGAGATCGCAGTGGAGGGCACCCAGCTCATCCGACACGGCAGCCCGCTCAGCCCGCTCGACGACACGGTCGCGACCGCCGGGCGCTCCGGCGCGCCCGACTGA
- a CDS encoding TolC family protein: MKDAKSGSMDRRARAPRGTPGDIGRYLIAVICAALLACASDIARAQVPTVRRVVIVSESRSSRIAAIEEGLHTELLAATSAEELVEIVEVTPELDGDYDSVRRALRTALEMPADVVVANGPLAAHAAAEAGASRRTLVLPVVLSPEVHGLLSDGLRSGARGIAYLSGGLTLERDLERVATALPDGPLGVAIDAELVAHAPALAGVIEGVAQRVGRELVVVAVPRRGAIWLPEGIRALHAAGLYGLDAPQERALLDAALDRGVAVVGTSSMAGAGALATLDPPDIERLRGRAAALHVRAILEGRPAGELTTVFEPSERLTIDREIARRIGVGVPFALTLEGTVLHPRSSGGAGVGLEDAVERAIAANFALQSSRLGVEIGQREVERARAALLPQARVGARADLIDADRAAGPGPPAERQLSWEVVASQVLYAEDAWATFDGAGAVQDARRHDIQRAEIDLVLAVAVAYVDVLRASTVERVERENLERVHGNLAVAELRRRAGVAGADEVHRWRIEVAEGRRRVVAAVALRNRVEIELNRLLARDLEEPLALRDDDLESLPMMAADDRLADVLGEPQRFASLRRLLAAEAIDNAPDLAAYDDRIRAARRRHAGAQRRLWVPTTTLVAGLTHRFATDGAGSGQGEPLPFTVPDALDWSVGLVVSLPLLEGGAMVSEIEQASLEIARLERERTAAAQMIEADVRAALHAAGASFASIALTVDAATAASAGLELVREAYARGAIDVIRVVDAQTQARVSALRAADARFEFVRDFLAVEHATREFSIGSTTEQRTDFFRRLSAAQSAAERPR, encoded by the coding sequence ATGAAAGACGCCAAGTCGGGGAGCATGGATCGTCGCGCGCGCGCTCCGCGAGGAACGCCGGGCGATATAGGCAGGTACTTGATCGCCGTCATCTGCGCGGCGCTGCTCGCGTGCGCATCGGACATCGCTCGTGCGCAGGTACCGACCGTCCGTCGAGTGGTGATCGTGAGCGAGTCTCGGTCGTCGCGGATCGCGGCGATCGAAGAAGGACTCCACACCGAGCTGCTCGCTGCGACCTCGGCGGAGGAGCTCGTCGAGATCGTCGAAGTCACGCCCGAGCTCGACGGAGACTACGACTCGGTTCGTCGAGCGCTTCGCACCGCGCTCGAGATGCCTGCCGACGTCGTCGTCGCGAACGGCCCGCTCGCGGCGCACGCGGCGGCGGAGGCCGGCGCGTCGCGTCGGACCCTCGTGCTCCCGGTCGTGCTCAGTCCGGAGGTGCACGGCCTGCTCTCGGACGGCCTGCGCTCAGGCGCTCGTGGCATCGCGTATCTCTCCGGAGGCCTCACGCTCGAGCGCGACCTCGAGCGTGTCGCCACCGCTCTCCCGGATGGACCGCTGGGCGTCGCGATCGACGCCGAGCTCGTCGCGCACGCTCCCGCGCTCGCCGGCGTGATCGAGGGCGTCGCGCAGCGAGTGGGACGCGAGCTGGTGGTCGTGGCGGTCCCGCGGCGCGGCGCGATTTGGCTGCCCGAAGGAATCAGGGCACTACACGCGGCGGGGCTGTACGGGCTCGACGCTCCTCAGGAGCGAGCGCTCCTGGACGCCGCGCTCGACCGCGGCGTCGCAGTGGTCGGAACCTCGTCGATGGCCGGCGCAGGTGCCCTCGCGACGCTCGATCCTCCCGATATCGAAAGGCTGCGTGGCCGAGCAGCGGCGCTGCACGTGCGGGCGATCCTCGAAGGGCGTCCGGCCGGCGAGCTCACAACGGTCTTCGAGCCGAGCGAACGGCTCACAATCGACCGGGAAATCGCACGCCGCATCGGCGTCGGTGTTCCGTTCGCGCTCACGCTCGAAGGCACGGTGCTTCACCCGCGCTCGAGCGGAGGCGCCGGTGTCGGCCTCGAAGACGCAGTCGAACGCGCGATCGCCGCCAACTTCGCGCTCCAGAGCTCGCGCTTGGGCGTCGAGATCGGACAGCGCGAGGTCGAGCGTGCTCGGGCGGCGCTCTTGCCTCAGGCCCGAGTGGGAGCGCGCGCGGACCTCATCGACGCCGATCGCGCCGCAGGTCCGGGGCCGCCGGCCGAGCGTCAGCTCTCGTGGGAGGTGGTCGCCTCACAGGTCCTCTATGCCGAGGACGCGTGGGCCACGTTCGACGGGGCAGGCGCGGTGCAGGACGCTCGACGGCACGACATCCAGCGCGCCGAGATCGATCTCGTGCTCGCCGTCGCGGTCGCTTACGTCGACGTGCTCCGCGCCTCGACCGTAGAGCGCGTGGAGCGCGAGAATCTCGAGCGGGTCCACGGAAACCTCGCGGTCGCCGAGCTCCGCCGCCGGGCAGGGGTCGCTGGAGCGGACGAGGTCCACCGGTGGCGCATCGAGGTCGCCGAGGGACGCCGACGTGTCGTCGCTGCCGTCGCTCTCCGCAATCGCGTCGAGATCGAGCTCAACCGTTTGCTCGCGCGCGACCTCGAGGAGCCCCTCGCTCTTCGAGATGACGACCTCGAGAGCCTGCCGATGATGGCGGCGGACGATCGCCTCGCCGACGTGCTCGGGGAGCCGCAGCGATTCGCGTCGTTGCGGCGGCTGCTCGCCGCGGAGGCGATCGACAACGCACCAGACCTCGCCGCCTACGACGATCGGATCCGCGCTGCCCGGCGACGCCACGCTGGCGCGCAGCGACGGCTCTGGGTCCCGACGACGACGCTCGTCGCGGGCCTGACGCACCGATTCGCCACCGACGGCGCGGGCAGCGGGCAAGGCGAGCCGCTTCCGTTCACGGTGCCTGACGCGCTCGATTGGTCGGTGGGTCTCGTCGTTTCGCTCCCCCTCCTCGAAGGCGGAGCGATGGTGAGTGAGATCGAGCAGGCGTCGCTCGAGATCGCCCGGCTCGAGCGAGAGCGAACCGCGGCTGCGCAGATGATCGAGGCGGACGTCCGTGCCGCGTTGCATGCAGCGGGCGCTTCGTTCGCGTCGATTGCGCTCACTGTCGACGCGGCGACCGCGGCGTCAGCCGGCCTCGAGCTCGTTCGGGAAGCCTACGCGCGCGGCGCGATCGACGTGATCCGCGTCGTCGACGCGCAGACCCAGGCGCGTGTGAGCGCGCTGCGCGCCGCAGATGCGCGGTTCGAGTTCGTGCGCGACTTCCTCGCCGTCGAGCACGCGACTCGGGAGTTCAGCATCGGCTCGACGACCGAGCAGCGGACCGACTTCTTCCGGCGCCTTTCGGCTGCGCAGAGCGCCGCCGAGCGGCCGCGCTGA
- a CDS encoding NADPH-dependent F420 reductase: MSIGIIGAGNIGSAFATALARAQIRATIANRRGPESLGDVTAPLAPFVSAGTIEEAARADMVFVAVPWSKIPDALAKAGPWNGRIVIDANNPIEAPRFQAADLGRRLSTEVFADLVPGARVVKAFNHLPPPLLAGDPRTKGGRRVLFFSGDDASAKREVAALIDRLGFFGIDLGSIAVGGKLVQFPGGPLPTLHLAKFD, encoded by the coding sequence ATGAGCATCGGAATCATCGGGGCGGGCAACATCGGATCGGCGTTCGCGACTGCGCTCGCACGCGCTCAGATCCGTGCGACGATCGCCAATCGGCGTGGGCCGGAGTCGCTGGGCGATGTGACCGCCCCGCTGGCCCCGTTCGTGAGCGCGGGCACGATCGAGGAAGCGGCGCGAGCAGACATGGTCTTCGTCGCCGTGCCGTGGTCGAAGATCCCCGACGCGCTGGCGAAGGCCGGGCCCTGGAACGGCCGGATCGTGATCGACGCGAACAACCCGATCGAAGCACCGAGGTTCCAGGCAGCCGATCTCGGAAGGCGTCTCTCGACGGAGGTGTTCGCCGATCTGGTGCCCGGCGCCCGGGTCGTGAAGGCGTTCAATCACCTCCCGCCGCCGCTGCTCGCCGGCGATCCCAGGACGAAGGGCGGCAGGCGTGTGCTCTTCTTCTCCGGCGATGACGCCTCGGCCAAGCGCGAAGTGGCTGCGCTGATCGATCGACTGGGATTCTTCGGGATCGATCTCGGCTCGATCGCCGTCGGCGGAAAGCTCGTGCAGTTCCCGGGCGGGCCCCTCCCGACGCTCCACCTCGCGAAGTTCGACTGA
- a CDS encoding efflux RND transporter permease subunit produces MSEFFVRRPVFAAVIAILTTLAGALSIPQLPVEQYPGLELPQVVVTAVYPGAAAQTVEETVTTPLEQAINGIAGLRTLQSTSTTDGVSQITVTVERERDLDLATVDVQNRVSTVLGRLPPEVRTIGVDVRRSSNAIVLGLGFHADESLYEPSFLSNFVDRYVREELQRIDGVGEVRIFGERRYAMRLWLDPTRLAARDMSPREVVDALREQNAQIAAGRVGRSPAPDSQTFEITVRALGRLETPEQFEDLVLRTDPDGTLVRLRDVGRAELGAESYDTLSRFEQRDALGLIVFQLPGSNALDVYDAVLEEMERLGSRFPPGVEWAIGYDPMTAVEESIDELVWTLGGSILLVVAVIFLFLQRWRTTLIPLLTIPVSLVGTFFFVQLAGFTINSLTLFGLTLATGLVVDDAIVVIENVERHARERKLGSRAATLSAVKEIFGAVVSVSLVLVAVFVPPAFFPGTTGILYQQFALTIAFSMALSAFNALTLAPALAALLVEGGGEAERGVFGAFNRSMHSITRAYERALELAMRRRWISVLALAALTAAGVVLYRSLPTGFVPNEDLGYFITLVQAPPGASFATTRGVVQQVENIFAEDPAIHHTFAGVGVSLEGTAPNRAVLWSMLRPRDERDDATLSADATVARVNAQLTEITGAVVRSFPPPPIRGLGNLGGVEYQLLDREGNGLNALANAASDLIGRATVRPELASAFTTFSASDPQLVVELDRERARSLDVPVSEAFGALQVYMGAAYVNDFDFAQRSYRVYVQADERFRMSPGDIGQYYARSTRGAAVPLAGLVSTSEATAPPVISHFDLYRSATVNAAPMPGRSSGEAIAALDEVSAQLPRGFEHAWSGLALEEREAGSQAGLLMALGILIAFLVMAAQYESFVVPVVILTAVPTAVVGALGAQAARGLANDVYCQVGLLMLVGLACKNAILICEFAQQLRAEHGRSLVRAAVEASVTRLRPILMTSLAFALGVVPLAIASGAGAASRHSLGTAVLGGMVASTVLNLALTPVMYVVVVGAFERVRARVTRLARSGDSVKGLSETAE; encoded by the coding sequence ATGTCCGAGTTCTTCGTTCGTCGGCCTGTGTTCGCCGCAGTGATCGCGATCCTGACCACGCTGGCCGGTGCGTTGTCGATCCCGCAGCTGCCGGTCGAACAGTACCCCGGCCTCGAGTTGCCGCAGGTCGTGGTCACCGCCGTCTATCCGGGAGCCGCGGCGCAGACCGTGGAAGAGACGGTCACGACGCCGCTCGAGCAGGCGATCAATGGGATCGCGGGCTTGCGCACTCTGCAGTCGACGAGCACCACCGACGGAGTCTCGCAGATCACGGTCACGGTCGAGCGCGAGCGCGACCTCGACCTCGCGACGGTCGACGTGCAGAACCGCGTGTCGACGGTGCTCGGCAGGCTTCCGCCGGAGGTTCGGACCATCGGCGTGGACGTGCGACGTTCCTCGAACGCGATCGTCCTGGGGCTCGGCTTCCACGCAGACGAATCGCTCTACGAGCCGTCGTTCCTGAGCAACTTCGTCGATCGCTACGTTCGCGAGGAGCTGCAGCGGATCGACGGAGTCGGCGAAGTGCGAATCTTCGGCGAGCGCCGGTACGCGATGAGGCTCTGGCTCGATCCGACGCGGCTCGCGGCCCGCGATATGAGCCCGAGGGAAGTCGTCGACGCGCTGCGCGAGCAGAATGCGCAGATCGCCGCCGGCCGTGTGGGGCGCTCTCCGGCGCCCGATTCTCAGACCTTCGAGATCACGGTGCGCGCGCTCGGTCGTCTCGAGACCCCGGAGCAGTTCGAGGATCTCGTGCTGCGAACCGACCCCGACGGGACGCTCGTCCGGCTGCGCGACGTCGGGCGCGCGGAGCTCGGAGCCGAGAGCTACGACACCTTGAGCCGCTTCGAGCAGCGCGATGCACTCGGCCTCATCGTGTTCCAGTTACCGGGCTCGAATGCACTGGACGTGTACGACGCCGTGCTCGAAGAGATGGAGCGCTTGGGAAGCCGCTTCCCGCCCGGCGTGGAATGGGCGATCGGCTACGACCCGATGACCGCGGTGGAGGAGTCGATCGACGAGCTCGTGTGGACGCTCGGCGGATCGATCCTCCTCGTCGTAGCCGTGATCTTCTTGTTCCTCCAACGCTGGAGGACGACGCTGATCCCGCTGCTCACGATCCCGGTGTCGCTCGTCGGGACGTTCTTCTTCGTGCAGCTCGCCGGGTTTACCATCAACAGCCTCACGCTGTTCGGATTGACGCTTGCGACGGGTCTCGTCGTCGACGACGCGATCGTCGTAATCGAGAACGTCGAGCGGCACGCGCGAGAGCGCAAGCTTGGGTCGCGGGCCGCGACTCTATCCGCAGTGAAGGAGATCTTCGGCGCGGTCGTGTCGGTGTCTCTCGTGCTCGTCGCCGTATTCGTGCCGCCCGCGTTCTTTCCAGGTACGACCGGGATCCTCTATCAGCAGTTCGCGCTCACGATCGCGTTCTCGATGGCGCTCTCGGCGTTCAACGCCCTGACTCTCGCACCGGCGCTCGCGGCGTTGCTCGTCGAGGGAGGCGGCGAGGCGGAGCGCGGCGTATTCGGCGCGTTCAATCGATCGATGCACTCGATCACGCGGGCTTACGAGCGAGCGCTCGAGCTCGCAATGCGCCGGCGTTGGATCTCGGTGCTGGCGCTCGCGGCGCTCACAGCGGCGGGTGTCGTCCTGTACCGTTCGCTGCCGACCGGCTTCGTGCCGAACGAGGATCTCGGCTATTTCATCACGCTGGTCCAGGCGCCGCCGGGAGCGTCCTTCGCGACGACGCGCGGCGTCGTGCAGCAGGTGGAGAACATCTTCGCCGAGGACCCCGCGATCCATCACACCTTCGCCGGAGTCGGAGTCTCGCTCGAAGGCACTGCCCCCAATCGCGCCGTGCTCTGGTCGATGCTGAGGCCGCGCGATGAGCGCGACGACGCGACACTCAGCGCGGATGCCACCGTGGCGCGTGTCAATGCTCAGCTCACCGAGATCACCGGCGCGGTCGTGCGATCGTTTCCGCCGCCACCCATTCGCGGGCTCGGCAACCTCGGAGGCGTCGAGTACCAACTCCTGGATCGCGAAGGGAACGGACTCAATGCCCTCGCGAATGCCGCGTCCGATCTGATCGGCCGGGCGACGGTGCGTCCGGAGCTCGCGTCGGCGTTCACGACGTTCAGCGCCAGTGATCCGCAGCTTGTCGTGGAGCTCGATCGTGAGCGGGCGCGCTCGCTCGACGTGCCGGTGAGCGAGGCGTTCGGAGCGCTGCAGGTCTACATGGGCGCAGCCTACGTGAACGACTTCGACTTCGCGCAGCGCTCGTATCGCGTCTACGTGCAGGCGGACGAGCGTTTCCGAATGTCCCCCGGTGATATCGGGCAGTACTACGCGCGCTCGACTCGCGGGGCAGCGGTGCCGCTCGCTGGTCTCGTCTCGACGAGCGAGGCGACCGCGCCGCCGGTGATCTCGCACTTCGATCTCTACCGGTCGGCAACCGTGAACGCGGCGCCGATGCCGGGTCGCAGCTCAGGCGAGGCGATCGCCGCGCTCGATGAGGTATCCGCGCAACTCCCGCGTGGATTCGAACACGCGTGGTCGGGACTCGCTCTGGAGGAGCGCGAAGCGGGGTCTCAGGCCGGACTGCTCATGGCGTTGGGAATCCTCATCGCGTTCCTCGTCATGGCGGCGCAATACGAGAGCTTTGTGGTCCCCGTCGTGATCCTGACTGCGGTGCCGACGGCGGTCGTGGGAGCGCTCGGGGCGCAAGCCGCTCGCGGGCTCGCGAACGACGTCTACTGCCAGGTCGGCCTGCTCATGCTCGTCGGCCTCGCCTGCAAGAACGCGATCCTCATCTGCGAGTTCGCCCAGCAGCTTCGCGCAGAGCACGGGCGGAGCCTCGTCCGCGCAGCGGTCGAGGCCTCGGTCACGCGCCTGAGGCCGATCTTGATGACGTCACTCGCGTTTGCGCTCGGCGTGGTCCCGCTGGCGATTGCGAGCGGCGCCGGCGCGGCGTCGCGCCATTCGCTCGGCACTGCGGTCCTCGGCGGCATGGTCGCGTCGACCGTGCTGAACCTCGCGCTCACGCCGGTGATGTACGTTGTGGTCGTGGGAGCATTCGAGCGCGTGAGGGCACGCGTGACGAGATTGGCTCGCTCCGGCGACAGCGTGAAAGGGTTGTCCGAGACCGCCGAGTGA
- a CDS encoding DUF2141 domain-containing protein, with the protein MLSAGLFDHESLWLHDGEELAICRSRIVRGRARCRFGGLAPGVYGVAFFHDEDRDGQVDRDWLGIPTEGFGFSNDAPTPFAPPSWSSAALQVRGPVTRARVAVRYGI; encoded by the coding sequence GTGCTGTCGGCCGGCCTCTTCGATCACGAGTCGCTTTGGCTGCATGACGGCGAGGAGCTCGCGATCTGCCGCTCTCGGATCGTCCGCGGGCGTGCGCGGTGCCGGTTCGGTGGGCTCGCGCCCGGCGTGTACGGCGTCGCGTTCTTCCACGACGAGGATCGCGACGGACAGGTCGATCGCGACTGGCTCGGCATTCCGACCGAGGGTTTCGGATTCTCGAACGACGCACCGACCCCGTTCGCGCCGCCCAGTTGGTCCAGCGCGGCGCTGCAGGTGCGAGGGCCCGTGACCCGCGCGCGCGTCGCGGTTCGTTACGGCATCTGA
- a CDS encoding alpha/beta hydrolase — MLAETLIAADGTKILLRTWAPDSGARGVVVINHGFKSHSGLYEWVAEQFVARGLAVYAHDMRGHGDSAGERFYVEKFSDYVADLEQVITLAKRRHRGLPVFLLGHSAGGVVGCLYALEHQNELTGFVCESFAHEVAAPDVALAFLKGLSHIAPHAHVLKLKDEDFSRDPAFVERMKNDPRIVHEPGATQTVAEMIRADERLKKEFGNITLPVLILHGTADKATMPHGSEVFHERAGSTDKTLRLYEGHFHDLLNDVGKEDVLTDIVSWIDERLPS, encoded by the coding sequence ATGCTCGCCGAGACCCTGATCGCCGCCGACGGCACCAAGATCCTATTGCGCACGTGGGCACCCGACTCGGGCGCGCGCGGAGTGGTCGTCATCAATCACGGCTTCAAGTCCCACAGCGGCCTCTACGAGTGGGTCGCAGAGCAGTTCGTGGCACGAGGACTCGCGGTGTATGCGCACGACATGCGCGGACACGGAGACTCCGCCGGCGAGCGTTTCTACGTCGAGAAGTTTTCTGACTACGTGGCCGACCTCGAGCAGGTGATCACGCTCGCCAAGCGCCGCCATCGGGGCCTCCCGGTGTTCCTGCTCGGACACAGCGCCGGAGGCGTGGTCGGATGCTTGTACGCGCTCGAGCACCAGAACGAGCTCACCGGCTTCGTGTGCGAAAGCTTCGCCCACGAGGTCGCCGCGCCCGACGTGGCGCTCGCGTTCCTGAAGGGGCTCAGCCACATCGCGCCGCACGCACACGTTCTGAAGCTCAAGGACGAAGACTTCTCCCGCGACCCGGCGTTCGTCGAGCGCATGAAGAACGATCCCCGAATCGTTCACGAGCCTGGCGCGACGCAGACCGTGGCGGAGATGATCCGAGCCGACGAGCGGCTCAAGAAGGAGTTCGGGAACATCACGCTCCCCGTGCTCATTCTGCACGGCACCGCCGACAAGGCGACGATGCCGCACGGGAGCGAGGTCTTCCACGAGAGGGCCGGCTCGACCGACAAGACGCTCCGCCTCTACGAGGGGCACTTCCACGATCTCCTCAACGACGTCGGCAAGGAGGACGTGCTGACCGACATCGTCTCGTGGATCGACGAGCGCCTGCCCTCGTAG
- a CDS encoding LysR family transcriptional regulator has product MENLGNLESFVRSAESGSFSAAARRLGLTPAAVSRNVAALERNLGVRLFHRSTRKLTLTEEGERFLRAIGDHLDGLQAAIAQAGSDRGEPGGVLKVSMSVTFGTGYVLPLLPAFRARHPGVRIDWRFENRAVDLIAEGFDAAIGGGFELPAGVVARTLAPAHVIAVASPGYLKRRTLPADPSTLGALDGIVLRSARTGRVRQWTMRDAGGTEIATTLEETVVLDDPAAMCSAAALGLGVALVTVPDALSYLERGALVRLLPDWYADAGTISLYYASRSMLPGKTRAFVDFVVEAFARERFAERFAATAPTAARSKKRAKRSGR; this is encoded by the coding sequence GTGGAGAACCTCGGAAACCTGGAATCGTTCGTGCGTAGCGCTGAGTCGGGCAGCTTCTCGGCCGCCGCGCGGCGACTCGGCCTGACGCCTGCGGCGGTGAGTCGGAACGTGGCGGCGCTCGAGCGCAATCTCGGGGTCCGGCTCTTTCACCGCAGCACTCGCAAGCTGACGCTCACCGAAGAAGGGGAGCGCTTCCTGAGGGCGATCGGCGACCACCTCGACGGGCTCCAAGCCGCGATCGCGCAGGCAGGGAGCGATCGTGGCGAACCGGGCGGCGTGCTCAAAGTCAGCATGAGCGTGACCTTCGGGACGGGGTACGTCCTCCCGCTGCTGCCCGCGTTCCGTGCGCGCCATCCCGGCGTGCGCATCGACTGGCGATTCGAGAACCGCGCGGTGGACCTGATCGCCGAGGGCTTCGACGCGGCGATCGGCGGCGGGTTCGAGCTGCCCGCGGGCGTGGTGGCGCGAACGCTCGCGCCCGCTCACGTGATCGCCGTCGCGTCGCCGGGCTACCTGAAGCGTCGGACGCTGCCTGCAGATCCTTCGACGCTCGGCGCGCTCGACGGCATCGTGCTCCGATCGGCGCGCACGGGTCGAGTGCGGCAGTGGACGATGCGAGACGCGGGGGGCACGGAGATCGCCACGACGCTCGAGGAGACGGTCGTGCTCGACGACCCCGCGGCCATGTGCAGTGCGGCGGCGCTCGGGCTGGGAGTCGCACTCGTCACGGTACCCGACGCGCTCTCCTACCTAGAGCGAGGTGCGCTCGTTCGATTGCTCCCCGACTGGTACGCCGATGCGGGGACGATCTCTCTCTACTACGCAAGCCGCTCGATGCTGCCCGGCAAGACGCGAGCGTTCGTCGACTTCGTAGTCGAGGCGTTCGCACGCGAGCGCTTCGCCGAACGCTTCGCGGCGACGGCGCCGACCGCCGCGCGCTCGAAGAAGCGTGCGAAGCGCTCGGGGAGGTGA
- a CDS encoding 3-oxoacyl-ACP reductase family protein, with the protein MSKSARPLEGKVALVTGGSRSIGAAIAERLAADGAAVAITYSASPEKARGVVQSIESAGGRGLAISADAGDPDAVRAAVAKTVEVLGGLDVLVNNAGIALGGPIDQISFDDYQRMIAVNVTGVFVATQEAVRHMHAGGRVIHIGSSMVRYAAFGGASLYTLTKGALSGFNRSLARDLGPRQITVNTVHPGPTDTDMNPDGGPVSKLVGPGIAVGRYGRREEIASAVAYLASPEAAFITGADIAVDGGLTA; encoded by the coding sequence ATGTCGAAGTCAGCTCGCCCCCTCGAAGGAAAGGTCGCACTCGTCACTGGCGGCTCGCGGTCGATCGGCGCTGCGATCGCCGAGCGCCTCGCGGCCGATGGCGCCGCGGTCGCGATTACGTACAGCGCATCGCCGGAAAAGGCGCGTGGCGTGGTGCAGTCGATCGAGTCCGCGGGCGGACGCGGGCTCGCGATCTCTGCTGATGCGGGAGACCCGGACGCGGTGCGCGCCGCGGTCGCGAAGACGGTCGAGGTGCTCGGTGGCCTCGACGTCCTCGTGAACAACGCGGGCATCGCGCTCGGCGGACCGATCGACCAGATCTCGTTCGACGACTACCAGCGGATGATCGCCGTGAACGTGACCGGCGTGTTCGTCGCGACCCAGGAGGCCGTGCGCCACATGCACGCGGGCGGTCGCGTGATCCACATCGGCAGCTCGATGGTGAGGTACGCGGCGTTCGGCGGCGCGTCGCTCTACACGCTGACCAAGGGCGCGCTGAGCGGGTTCAACCGCAGCCTCGCGCGCGATCTCGGGCCCCGGCAGATCACGGTGAACACGGTCCATCCGGGACCCACCGACACGGATATGAACCCCGACGGCGGCCCGGTCTCGAAGCTCGTCGGCCCCGGCATCGCGGTCGGTCGCTACGGTCGTCGCGAGGAGATTGCGTCGGCAGTGGCGTACCTCGCGAGCCCCGAGGCGGCGTTCATCACGGGCGCGGATATCGCGGTCGACGGCGGATTGACCGCGTGA